The nucleotide window CGAGGCACATAATATTTTATTTATTGCCGACGAAATACAAACGGGCTTATGCAGGACCGGCAAAATGCTGGCTTGCGATCATGAGCAGGTAAGACCCGATATCGTATTATTAGGTAAGGCGCTGAGTGGCGGCATGCTGCCCGTTAGCGCTGTATTGGCCGATGATGCAATAATGCTGACCATTAAACCCGGGGAACACGGCTCTACCTATGGCGGCAACCCACTGGCTAGTGTTACCGCTATTGCTGCACTACAGGCATTGCTGGATGAAGATATGGCCGGGCGGGCAGAAAAGCTGGGTATTTATTTCAGGGAAGCATTAAAAAAAATGGCATCACCTTTAATACAAACAGTAAGGGGAAAAGGGCTTTTAAATGCCATTGAGATCGACAGCGACAATGAAAATATGGCCTGGGAAATTTGCCTGGCGCTGAAAGAACGGGGACTACTGGCAAAACCTACACATGGAGATAAAATAAGATTTGCTCCTCCACTGGTGATTACGGAGGAACAATTACAAGAATGCACTGTTATTATTCAACAAACCCTACAATCCTTTGAGCAGTCCTAAACCATTTTATGATTTTTTACCAGCGTTTATCGTTGGCGTTATCGAAGGGGTGATCGTTATACTGTCTCTTTTTTGCTTTCTGTTGGCAAGAGGTGTTGACACCTACCTGATTTTTATTTACTCGGGTATTGCCCTTGTTTTCATAGCGGCGTTATTAGCGGCCGGGGCCTATTATACCCGTAAAGAAGAAATGGACAACAGCGGTGGAGAAAGCAAGATCCTCAAGATTTATCAATCCCTGGATATTGACGACCACCTGAAAAAAGCCATGGTGGATGACACTGTACAGGAAAATAAGGTTTGGGAAAAAGAATGGCAGGAGGGCGGCAATGCCACCAGCAGCCTGATGCCGAAACAATACGCCCTATCGGTGTTCTGGGGATTTCTGGCAGGAGGTATCATTATCCTTATTAACAATTACCTGATGCAATTGCCTGATTACGCTGCCCTGCTGATCCCGTTTTTATTGTTGGCTGCACTGGGGTTTTATAAATACAAGTTATCCAACCAGAAGCCGGTCAATGGTATGCTATTGATTTCCTTATCGGGTATGGCCGCTGCTATCGGAGCGTATTATGCCGGCGGATTTTTCTAGAGTTGTGTACCAGTCGTTACTTTAACAGGCGGCTCCTTAGGAAACAGCGCCGTGATCATTAAAACAATACTGGCTATTAACAGCAGGTAGATACCCGCCAGTTTTTCGGGGCAAACTCCGGCTTCGCAATGTGGAATCACTCCAAAGTTCCTGATAGCCCAGGCGAGGTTCAGGGCTGCAAATAATAATCCCAACCTTTTTGCCCATATTTTGGGAATGAAGGCGCTACCTAATATAAAGACCGCTAAAATAAAATGGGTTAATGCAGGTTTACCATACCTGGTCCCGGTTGTATCTACACCTGATATGGTTAAAGCGGGATCTTCAATTCTCATCCAGGGCATAAAACATGCCACCACTAATACTATAACGCCTAATACCGTAAAAATTAAGGAACGATTCATCCATATACTGTTTAGTGCGGCTTCGCCGCGATTATTTTTGCCGGATACCTGTCTGCCAACAGGCAGGTAGCGCCTTGAATTATACATTCCCCTATCTGTGAAAATGTTACCCGGCGCGTTTCATGGCTGCAAAAATAAATGAGCGCCACCGTAAAGAAGCGCTCATTTTTAAAAATCTGCTAAATATCTTTAGAAATAAAATACACCGCTAACACCCAGGGCACGATGCTGATTACTTTTATTAGCATTATCATTAGTTCCTTCACCAGGTGTTGTATTGGTTAATCCCAAACCATATTGAGCATGTACACCAAATTTACCAAAATCAACGCCCCCGATAATATTAG belongs to Niabella yanshanensis and includes:
- a CDS encoding VIT1/CCC1 transporter family protein yields the protein MSSPKPFYDFLPAFIVGVIEGVIVILSLFCFLLARGVDTYLIFIYSGIALVFIAALLAAGAYYTRKEEMDNSGGESKILKIYQSLDIDDHLKKAMVDDTVQENKVWEKEWQEGGNATSSLMPKQYALSVFWGFLAGGIIILINNYLMQLPDYAALLIPFLLLAALGFYKYKLSNQKPVNGMLLISLSGMAAAIGAYYAGGFF